One genomic window of Cricetulus griseus strain 17A/GY chromosome 3, alternate assembly CriGri-PICRH-1.0, whole genome shotgun sequence includes the following:
- the LOC100758221 gene encoding olfactory receptor 1440 isoform X2, translating to MMTGGRNSTAITKFILVGFSDFPKIKLVLFVVFLGIYLSTVVWNLGLIILIRIDPYLHTPMYFFLSNLSFLDFWYISSTTPKMLSGFFRKHKSISFVGCTMQYFFFSSLGLAECCLLAAMAYDRYAAICNPLLYTAIMSPSLCVQLVVGAYITGLFGSLIQLCAILQLRFCGPNVINHFFCDLPQLLVLSCSETFPLQVLKFVIAVIFGVASVLIILISYSYIVGTIMKISSVDGRAKAFNTCASHLAAVTLFFGSGLFVYMRPSSGGSQGYDKMASIFYTVVIPMLNPLIYSLRNKDIKDALRRYKKRYFSHCHC from the coding sequence ATGATGACAGGAGGGAGGAACAGTACAGCCATCACCAAGTTCATTCTTGTGGGATTCTCAGATTTTCCCAAGATCAAGCTGGTTCTCTTTGTTGTCTTCCTGGGAATTTATCTCTCCACAGTGGTGTGGAACCTGGGCCTCATCATCTTGATTAGGATTGACCCTTACCTACACACACctatgtacttcttcctcagcaACTTGTCATTTTTAGATTTCTGGTACATTTCCTCTACAACCCCTAAAATGCTGTCAGGATTCTTTAGGAAGCACAAGTCCATCTCCTTTGTGGGGTGCACCATGCAGTACTTCTTCTTTTCAAGCCTGGGTCTGGcagaatgctgtcttctggcagCCATGGCTTATGACCGTTATGCTGCCATTTGTAATCCTCTGCTTTACACAGCCATCATGTCCCCTTCCCTCTGTGTGCAGTTGGTGGTGGGAGCCTATATTACTGGTCTCTTTGGTTCATTGATACAACTGTGTGCTATACTTCAGCTCCGTTTCTGTGGGCCGAATGTTATCAACCACTTCTTTTGTGACCTGCCTCAGTTATTAGTTCTCTCCTGCTCTGAAACCTTTCCCCTGCAAGTTCTGAAGTTTGTAATAGCAGTGATTTTTGGGGTGGCATCTGTCTTGATCATCCTTATATCCTACAGTTATATCGTTGGCACCATCATGAAGATAAGCTCAGTAGACGGCAGGGCCAAGGCTTTCAATACTTGTGCCTCTCACCTGGCAGCAGTCACCCTCTTTTTTGGATCAGGACTCTTTGTCTACATGCGACCCAGCTCTGGCGGTTCTCAGGGTTATGACAAGATGGCATCAATCTTCTATACAGTTGTGATCCCCATGTTGAATCCTTTGATTTACAGTCTTAGGAACAAGGACATCAAAGATGCTCTTAGGCGATATAAGAAGAGGTACTTTTCCCATTGCCACTGTTAA
- the LOC100761401 gene encoding olfactory receptor 1440, giving the protein MMRGKNSTIVKFILLGFSEFPKFTIALFSIFLGIYLMTLSWNVCLITLIKLDTHLHTPMYFFLSNLSFLDICYVSTITPRMLLDFFRKHKSISFVECTMQYFFFSSLGLAECCLLAAMAYDRYAAICNPLLYTAIMSPALCVQMVAGCCISGFFGSFIQLCALLQLHFCGSNVINHFFCDLPQLLTLSCSDTFFFKVMDPVLTVIFGLTSVLVIMVSYGYIIVTILKITSAEGRSKAFNTCASHLTTVTLFFGSGIFVYMYPNSGDYLSQNKLASVLYTIIIPMLNPLIYSLRNKEIKDSLNRWNKRLFS; this is encoded by the coding sequence ATGATGAGGGGAAAGAACAGCACAATTGTGAAGTTCATCCTATTGGGATTCTCCGAGTTTCCAAAGTTCACCATTGCTCTCTTCTCAATATTCTTAGGAATCTATCTCATGACACTGTCCTGGAATGTGTGCCTCATCACTCTCATCAAATTGGACACCCATCTACACACACCTATGTACTTTTTCCTCAGCAACCTGTCCTTTCTGGACATCTGCTATGTTTCCACTATTACCCCCAGGATGCTTCTAGACTTCTTCAGGAAGCACAAATCCATCTCCTTTGTGGAGTGTACCATGCAGTACTTCTTCTTCTCAAGCCTGGGTCTGGcagaatgctgtcttctggcagCCATGGCTTATGACCGCTATGCTGCCATTTGTAATCCTCTGCTCTACACAGCCATCATGTCCCCTGCCCTCTGTGTGCAGATGGTGGCAGGATGTTGTATCAGTGGATTCTTTGGCTCATTTATCCAACTGTGTGCCTTGCTTCAGCTTCATTTCTGTGGGTCAAATGTCATCAACCATTTCTTCTGTGACCTGCCCCAGCTTCTGACCCTCTCTTGCTCTGATACCTTTTTCTTTAAAGTCATGGACCCTGTGCTCACAGTGATCTTTGGACTCACATCTGTCTTGGTTATCATGGTGTCCTATGGTTACATCATTGTTACTATTCTTAAGATCACATCAGCTGAGGGCAGATCAAAGGCCTTCAACACCTGTGCTTCTCATCTGACAACGGTGACCCTTTTCTTTGGCTCAGGTATCTTTGTCTATATGTATCCTAACTCAGGAGATTACCTGAGCCAAAACAAGTTGGCATCTGTCTTATATACCATTATAATCCCTATGCTAAACCCATTGATCTATAGCCTGAGgaacaaagaaatcaaagattCTCTAAACAGATGGAATAAGAGGCTCTTTTCCTGA